The Oscillatoria acuminata PCC 6304 genomic interval GGACAAGTTGCTTATTGGCAGTCAGTTAATAGCAGCAATGTGCAGAAGACTGATAAAGCCTGGAAACTTATTATACCTTTTGAGCAGCAGATTAACATTAAATCACTTGAAAAAATTAAAGATTTTAGTAAAAAACTAGTGGCCTCTGAAGCCTATACAATTCTTTCATTAAAGGATGTTAGTCATAGCGTAGCAAAAAGATATTCTGCAAACATTCTTCTAGGCAAGGAGTACACAAAACATGAGGTCATAGAAATTGCAAGAAAAATTACTGCTGAGCTAAAAGTAAGTGAATACTACAGAAACGACCAAGTGAAACTTCGATGGGAAGCGAAGGAAGCTCAAGTGATTTGGCTTTTTTTGTATCTTTCTCTAGATGATGTGAGTTCTACCAAATGGATTTGTAGAACTCAGTGGATCAGTAAAATACTTTCTCCTGAAAATTCCCCCAGTAAACTAGATGGGGAGAGGATTGATGATGAAACTATTGTTGATTGGAATGAACAATATGGTAAACTTGAGAGTATTTTACCTTCTCATAAGCTAACGAAGGAAGACTATTTGGAAGCCATTAATGAAATCTTATCTAGAACAAAACCCATTGTAAATCAGGCGATCAAATTGACGGATCAGTTGACCAACAACCCTGATGAAGCTAATTATCTAAATTTTATGTCAAAAATAAATTCTACCATAGAAAAGTTGTATTTTCAGTCAACTAAGATTGGTTCAGCCCCAACTGAATGTAGTGATTTGAGCCAACGTTTTCAAAATGTAATGGCTTTTGCCCATAATATTGTTTTACCTTTTTCGGAGAAAAGTTTAGGAAATTGGGAGGGGAATAACAGAAGTTATTTAGTAAATCAAGCTATTAAAAACTACCAAAAAGAATTCCAGCGTTTAGAATTTGAACTCGAAAAAATTCAGTAGTAGCTTAATATCTTTATATGCGGGTGAATCAGTTGACGTAGACCTATCCCTTTTTTGTCATTGTCGGAAATGGTGATCGCTCTATCCCATATCAGGATAGCCCTGGGCAAATCTGACTAGATTTTTGAATTAGTGTTAGGAAAAACCGTTAGGAAAAACCGTGGGGATCACTGACCCTGTAAGAGTTCTAGAATTCAGTCAAAGTAAGGCTTTTCTGAGTGTGACAAAAGAGGGATAACCTGAGTCCCGAGGGTGATTCATGACTTGCTCGCTTTTACAACAGTCACGATGTCCTACAGACTTGCTGATACTCCATTCGGTTATCAAAGGTCTATAAAAACTAGCCCTGTCAAGGTGGTAAATTTAATGACGAAGTGCGAAACGTTTGGGAGTGAAATAAGGCTGAAATGCCTGAAATAACCCCCAGTGAGGCTTTAACCCCCCCTTGGGTTAGATAAAGGGACTCGTCCCAGATGACCTCATAACTGTCTATGCGTGTCCAAATGAGTTACCAATTTGGTACTCAAGGTAGGACGGCACAGGGTTCTGATGAGTAGTGCAATAATTTGTTGGCAACACTTTTCAGGTGCAACGGCGATAGCCACCCCCAGTTTTAGGAGTCACGACCCTAGGATTGAAGCGGGGAACGGAAGGCTCTAAGAGGTAGCCCAACACCACAATAGAGACCACTGCCAATCGCTCATGGCTAAGGAAACTGAATGTCCGGCTTGAACTCTCGTAAAAAATGAGCAGTGAAATGGGATGAAACACTGCATCCAAAAAGGATACGTGGAAAGGTAGAGGCTTTTCGTATTCCTCTACACAAACCCTCAATTCCACCGGGAGATAGGACAAGCCTAAAAGCGAATCACCCACATAGA includes:
- a CDS encoding DUF4365 domain-containing protein — translated: MKADSNSHTGRLGVAGTQLIFKRLGWIFREQPIEDYGIDAHVEVVENNTATGQLIALQIKSGKSWFKEKATNSFIFRGKREHLEYWQKHSLPVIVVLYDDEGQVAYWQSVNSSNVQKTDKAWKLIIPFEQQINIKSLEKIKDFSKKLVASEAYTILSLKDVSHSVAKRYSANILLGKEYTKHEVIEIARKITAELKVSEYYRNDQVKLRWEAKEAQVIWLFLYLSLDDVSSTKWICRTQWISKILSPENSPSKLDGERIDDETIVDWNEQYGKLESILPSHKLTKEDYLEAINEILSRTKPIVNQAIKLTDQLTNNPDEANYLNFMSKINSTIEKLYFQSTKIGSAPTECSDLSQRFQNVMAFAHNIVLPFSEKSLGNWEGNNRSYLVNQAIKNYQKEFQRLEFELEKIQ